In Oryzias latipes chromosome 15, ASM223467v1, the following proteins share a genomic window:
- the LOC101169512 gene encoding methylcytosine dioxygenase TET1 isoform X2 has protein sequence MIITQVIPESGSVNGKSKAQMEDTHMAAEEDEGEEGHIPHTQTTLVSQSLVHNLALDLGGRAALIKSEAGLERTSFALHRCLSSFSNVPNGSVENPLRANGANLTRGPDLKSTCKRTLEPERSTITKRTSENGPKTPADDMLAPLKRIKQEEPWAWITEQSAPVLRDDDHVCEDPLSTLAAVVCLSVTERRGLEEKLFSRRSSILRSIKTEPPDLHFVKKEENYLNDDWCPKSTPLNTKRTPHTIKCEPSPSVLLPSVQYLAERRNLSFDQAVAIEALTQLAAIPQSAQGAIKPENNHEHHMSTASTCSNSKTNTALQEAKPMSAICYNKVSVISSPLHQMSVIRPPVARQGNVIQCSRGLNPDTKVLVPDRLEKISRDRTAFRLGERGNASHSIRLDSSQMKFSSAHDQLSQVDGARSQSKVVRNSDEEEVAAQLADLAFIIQSRHNQQSENNPPKGTPVSAIKYNNNHKLQLQSLSQKNPLARKQKSTPSKPRKRKSDGLQEPHNRRTPLSKRMPNGEIPHRGKGHKSLQQGKSGPHLKNNLFLPQAQIDLKKYLAAAQEERSNVHGASLFGQQTLNLSTLTKSNHDSGQENHPWSFSNGPLHKHNTCNGYAAGPDDVSSQVGKPCGGLQNTSIEKTAFPSHSTGHHSWANGFSRTPQSPPPSQQSYYKLERSGPVAVLSTATDGVQDHSAESTPTKNNINNFLESPMSYLDTPTKNLINTPSKKLADLPSCQCVDQIIEKEEGPYYTHLGAGPSVAAVREMMENRYGAKGNAIRVEVVVYTGKEGRSSQGCPIAKWVIRRGSEEEKLLCLVRQRPGHSCDSAVLVILILAWEGIPRPVADHLYRELTDTLFKYGSPTSRRCALNEDRTCACQGLDPDTCGASFSFGCSWSMYFNGCKFARSKVPRKFRLHGDFPEQEEKIENNLQNLASDLAPLYKKLAPQAFQNQVEHEVAGSDCRLGREEGRPFSGVTACVDFCAHAHKDTSNMNNGSTVVCTLTKEDNRAVRNIPEDEQLHVLPLYKVSDTDEFGMVEGQWAKIQSGALQILSAFPREVRLLAEPVKSARKIRQEARLKAQAEKMEKKLGLSSPSPAKVKTEIASKDYYSAYRPPPRPSTAEKSTPERSQTSAYSQGTSSCSTSGVPPQRGVISSNHHGLPDLQFGQNGSVLNCRIAGDPIDGHCPAPGELGTPVEHMIPTQNDYLFKTEPNKVHCSPLDRLPPSGPPPSSFSPRPTSEGLFSRLNGLHGAVGEVRGHGFPPGLPPPQPTPPTEAELLKQEEVWSDSEHNFLDSDIGGVAVAPSHGSILIECARRELHATTPILRPNRSHPTRISLVFYQHKSLNEPGHGMAMWDAKMAKRERDREEEAERSRIEAGLGKDGKDGKERREEDAGEATRRIMNVPTRQAWTLPRDGVITVSPYALTQVTGPYNRWT, from the exons atgataataacTCAG GTGATTCCAGAAAGTGGGTCGGTAAATGGCAAAAGCAAGGCACAGATGGAGGACACCCACATGGCAGCAGAGGAGGATGAGGGGGAGGAAGGTCACATACCTCATACGCAAACCACCCTCGTCTCTCAGTCCCTCGTCCACAACCTTGCCTTGGACCTAGGTGGACGAGCAGCACTTATTAAAAGTGAGGCCGGCCTGGAGCGGACCAGCTTTGCACTTCATCGATGTTTAAGCTCTTTCTCAAATGTTCCGAATGGTTCTGTAGAGAACCCTTTAAGAGCCAATGGTGCTAATCTAACCAGAGGGCCTGACCTGAAATCTACCTGTAAAAGGACTTTAGAGCCTGAAAGATCTACAATAACTAAAAGAACTTCTGAAAATGGACCCAAGACTCCTGCAGATGACATGTTAGCTCCACTAAAGAGGATCAAACAGGAGGAGCCATGGGCGTGGATCACCGAGCAGAGCGCCCCAGTGCTGAGAGATGACGACCACGTTTGCGAAGACCCTTTATCTACTCTGGCGGCTGTAGTCTGTTTGTCAGTTACAGAGAGGAGAGGTCTGGAGGAAAAGCTTTTCAGCAGACGATCTTCCATTCTTCGTTCCATCAAAACAGAACCCCCAGATTTGCACTTTgtcaaaaaagaggaaaactacTTAAACGATGACTGGTGTCCGAAAAGCACTCCTTTAAACACGAAGAGGACTCCCCATACCATAAAATGTGAACCCTCTCCAAGTGTGCTGTTACCAAGCGTACAGTATTTGGCAGAAAGAAGAAATCTTAGTTTTGATCAAGCCGTTGCTATAGAGGCCTTAACTCAGCTGGCAGCTATTCCTCAAAGCGCCCAAGGTGCCATCAAACCAGAAAATAATCATGAACATCACATGTCTACTGCTTCCACGTGTTCAAATTCCAAAACAAATACCGCCCTGCAGGAAGCTAAACCAATGTCAGCTATTTGCTACAACAAAGTCTCGGTTATCAGCTCACCCCTTCACCAGATGTCGGTCATACGCCCTCCTGTGGCCAGGCAAGGAAATGTTATCCAGTGCTCCCGGGGGTTGAACCCCGACACAAAGGTTCTGGTGCCGGACCGTTTAGAGAAAATCTCCAGAGATAGAACAGCTTTCAGATTGGGAGAAAGAGGGAACGCTTCCCATTCCATCAGGTTAGACTCCAGTCAGATGAAGTTCAGTTCGGCTCACGATCAGTTAAGTCAGGTGGACGGTGCCAGGAGTCAAAGCAAAGTTGTGAGGAACAGTGATGAGGAGGAAGTGGCGGCTCAACTAGCTGATCTCGCTTTCATCATCCAGTCACGCCACAATCAACAATCAGAGAATAACCCTCCAAAGGGAACGCCAGTGTCTGCTATTAAATACAACAACAACCATAAGCTCCAGCTCCAGTCTCTCAGTCAGAAAAACCCTCtcgcaagaaaacaaaaatccacgCCCTCCAAGCCCAGAAAGAGGAAAAGTGATGGATTACAGGAACCACACAACCGAAGGACTCCCCTCTCAAAGCGCATGCCAAATGGAGAGATACCCCACAGGGGGAAAGGTCACAAGAGCCTCCAGCAAGGGAAATCAGGCCCTCACCTCAAGAATAACTTGTTTCTGCCTCAGGCTCAAATTGATCTGAAGAAATACTTAGCGGCAGCTCAGGAGGAAAGGAGTAATGTTCATGGTGCAAGTCTCTTTGGGCAGCAAACTCTGAACTTAAGCACTCTAACAAAGAGCAATCACGACAGTGGTCAAGAAAACCATCCATGGTCCTTCTCTAATGGTCCActtcacaaacacaacacatgcAATGGTTATGCTGCAGGACCAGACGATGTCTCATCTCAGGTAGGAAAGCCCTGTGGTGGGCTGCAAAACACCAGCATAGAAAAAACGGCTTTTCCAAGCCACTCAACGGGACACCATAGCTGGGCTAATGGATTCTCACGGACTCCTCAGTCTCCTCCTCCAAGCCAACAAAGCTATTACAAGCTGGAGAGGTCAGGACCTGTAGCTGTCCTGTCCACGGCAACTGATGGGGTTCAGGACCACTCTGCAGAGTCCACTCCAACCAAGAACAACATCAACAACTTTCTAGAGTCTCCAATGAGTTATCTGGATACCCCTACCAAGAACCTGATCAACACTCCTTCCAAAAAACTCGCTGATCTTCCATCCTGTCAGTGTGTGG ACCAAATCATTGAAAAGGAGGAGGGCCCTTATTACACTCATCTTGGGGCAGGACCCAGTGTTGCTGCAGTGAGAGAAATGATGGAGAACAG GTATGGTGCCAAAGGAAATGCAATAAGGGTTGAAGTGGTTGTTTACACGGGGAAAGAAGGCAGGAGCTCCCAGGGTTGTCCGATAGCTAAATGG GTGATCAGGCGTGGCAGTGAAGAGGAGAAGCTGCTGTGTTTGGTCCGCCAGAGGCCGGGCCACTCCTGTGACAGCGCTGTGTTGGTCATCCTCATTTTGGCCTGGGAGGGAATCCCTCGGCCAGTGGCGGACCACCTTTACCGGGAGCTTACAGACACCCTCTTTAAATACGGCTCCCCGACCAGCCGTCGCTGTGCCCTCAATGAAGA tcgCACGTGTGCCTGTCAAGGGTTGGACCCGGACACTTGCGGAGCCTCCTTTTCCTTCGGCTGCTCCTGGAGTATGTATTTCAATGGCTGTAAATTTGCTCGCAGCAAAGTGCCCCGCAAGTTTCGCCTTCATGGAGACTTTCCAGAGCAG GAAGAAAAGATAGAGAACAATCTGCAGAATCTCGCCTCAGACCTTGCACCACTCTACAAAAAACTGGCGCCACAGGCTTTCCAGAACCAG GTAGAGCATGAGGTGGCAGGGAGTGACTGCCGGCTGGGCAGAGAGGAGGGTCGTCCTTTTTCTGGAGTCACAGCGTGTGTGGATTTTTGTGCTCATGCTCACAAGGACACTAGCAACATGAACAATGGCAGCACTGTG GTTTGCACTCTAACAAAGGAAGATAATCGCGCTGTGCGGAATATTCCAGAGGATGAGCAGCTCCATGTGCTGCCGCTTTATAAGGTCTCTGATACGGATGAGTTTGGAATGGTTGAGGGCCAGTGGGCCAAAATCCAAAGTGGTGCTCTGCAGATTCTGTCTGCTTTTCCTCGCGAG GTGCGTCTGCTGGCTGAGCCTGTGAAATCAGCTCGGAAGATCAGACAAGAGGCTCGTCTGAAGGCTCAAGCGGAGAAGATGGAGAAGAAGCTCGGGCTGAGCTCTCCCAGTCCAGCCAAAGTGAAAACTGAGATCGCCAGCAAAG ACTACTACAGTGCTTACAGACCACCACCCAGACCTTCTACTGCTGAAAAGTCAACCCCAGAGAGAAGTCAAACCAGCGCTTACAGCCAAGGCACCAGCAGCTGCTCCACCTCAGGGGTTCCTCCACAAAGGGGAGTCATCTCATCCAACCACCACGGCCTGCCTGACCTCCAGTTTGGGCAGAATGGTTCAGTTCTCAACTGTAGAATAGCGGGTGACCCAATCGACGGTCATTGTCCTGCACCTGGTGAGCTGGGTACACCAGTAGAGCATATGATTCCCACCCAGAACGACTATCTTTTTAAAACTGAGCCCAACAAGGTGCACTGCTCTCCTCTCGACAGACTCCCCCCCAGTGGTCCCCCTCCTTCCTCCTTCTCCCCCAGACCTACCTCTGAGGGTCTCTTCAGCCGACTCAATGGACTTCATGGGGCAGTAGGGGAAGTCCGAGGTCATGGTTTCCCTCCAGGTTTACCTCCCCCACAACCAACTCCCCCAACTGAAGCAGAGCTTTTGAAGCAAGAGGAAGTGTGGTCAGACAGTGAGCACAATTTCTTGGACAGTGATATAGGCGGGGTCGCTGTGGCACCATCACACGGCTCCATCCTGATTGAATGTGCACGGCGAGAACTCCACGCCACCACTCCCATCCTCAGGCCGAACCGCAGCCACCCCACCCGGATCTCCCTGGTCTTTTACCAGCACAAGTCCCTCAATGAGCCAGGCCACGGGATGGCTATGTGGGACGCAAAAATGGCCAAACGAGAGCGGGATCGGGAGGAAGAAGCTGAAAGATCAAGAATAGAGGCCGGCCTGGGCAAAGACGGGAAGGACGGCAAGGAAAGGAGAGAAGAGGACGCAGGTGAGGCGACGAGGAGGATCATGAATGTCCCGACCCGTCAGGCTTGGACTCTTCCAAGGGATGGCGTCATCACTGTGTCTCCTTATGCTCTCACTCAAGTGACGGGCCCTTACAACCGCTGGACCTAA
- the LOC101169512 gene encoding methylcytosine dioxygenase TET1 isoform X3 encodes MEDTHMAAEEDEGEEGHIPHTQTTLVSQSLVHNLALDLGGRAALIKSEAGLERTSFALHRCLSSFSNVPNGSVENPLRANGANLTRGPDLKSTCKRTLEPERSTITKRTSENGPKTPADDMLAPLKRIKQEEPWAWITEQSAPVLRDDDHVCEDPLSTLAAVVCLSVTERRGLEEKLFSRRSSILRSIKTEPPDLHFVKKEENYLNDDWCPKSTPLNTKRTPHTIKCEPSPSVLLPSVQYLAERRNLSFDQAVAIEALTQLAAIPQSAQGAIKPENNHEHHMSTASTCSNSKTNTALQEAKPMSAICYNKVSVISSPLHQMSVIRPPVARQGNVIQCSRGLNPDTKVLVPDRLEKISRDRTAFRLGERGNASHSIRLDSSQMKFSSAHDQLSQVDGARSQSKVVRNSDEEEVAAQLADLAFIIQSRHNQQSENNPPKGTPVSAIKYNNNHKLQLQSLSQKNPLARKQKSTPSKPRKRKSDGLQEPHNRRTPLSKRMPNGEIPHRGKGHKSLQQGKSGPHLKNNLFLPQAQIDLKKYLAAAQEERSNVHGASLFGQQTLNLSTLTKSNHDSGQENHPWSFSNGPLHKHNTCNGYAAGPDDVSSQVGKPCGGLQNTSIEKTAFPSHSTGHHSWANGFSRTPQSPPPSQQSYYKLERSGPVAVLSTATDGVQDHSAESTPTKNNINNFLESPMSYLDTPTKNLINTPSKKLADLPSCQCVDQIIEKEEGPYYTHLGAGPSVAAVREMMENRYGAKGNAIRVEVVVYTGKEGRSSQGCPIAKWVIRRGSEEEKLLCLVRQRPGHSCDSAVLVILILAWEGIPRPVADHLYRELTDTLFKYGSPTSRRCALNEDRTCACQGLDPDTCGASFSFGCSWSMYFNGCKFARSKVPRKFRLHGDFPEQEEKIENNLQNLASDLAPLYKKLAPQAFQNQVEHEVAGSDCRLGREEGRPFSGVTACVDFCAHAHKDTSNMNNGSTVVCTLTKEDNRAVRNIPEDEQLHVLPLYKVSDTDEFGMVEGQWAKIQSGALQILSAFPREVRLLAEPVKSARKIRQEARLKAQAEKMEKKLGLSSPSPAKVKTEIASKDYYSAYRPPPRPSTAEKSTPERSQTSAYSQGTSSCSTSGVPPQRGVISSNHHGLPDLQFGQNGSVLNCRIAGDPIDGHCPAPGELGTPVEHMIPTQNDYLFKTEPNKVHCSPLDRLPPSGPPPSSFSPRPTSEGLFSRLNGLHGAVGEVRGHGFPPGLPPPQPTPPTEAELLKQEEVWSDSEHNFLDSDIGGVAVAPSHGSILIECARRELHATTPILRPNRSHPTRISLVFYQHKSLNEPGHGMAMWDAKMAKRERDREEEAERSRIEAGLGKDGKDGKERREEDAGEATRRIMNVPTRQAWTLPRDGVITVSPYALTQVTGPYNRWT; translated from the exons ATGGAGGACACCCACATGGCAGCAGAGGAGGATGAGGGGGAGGAAGGTCACATACCTCATACGCAAACCACCCTCGTCTCTCAGTCCCTCGTCCACAACCTTGCCTTGGACCTAGGTGGACGAGCAGCACTTATTAAAAGTGAGGCCGGCCTGGAGCGGACCAGCTTTGCACTTCATCGATGTTTAAGCTCTTTCTCAAATGTTCCGAATGGTTCTGTAGAGAACCCTTTAAGAGCCAATGGTGCTAATCTAACCAGAGGGCCTGACCTGAAATCTACCTGTAAAAGGACTTTAGAGCCTGAAAGATCTACAATAACTAAAAGAACTTCTGAAAATGGACCCAAGACTCCTGCAGATGACATGTTAGCTCCACTAAAGAGGATCAAACAGGAGGAGCCATGGGCGTGGATCACCGAGCAGAGCGCCCCAGTGCTGAGAGATGACGACCACGTTTGCGAAGACCCTTTATCTACTCTGGCGGCTGTAGTCTGTTTGTCAGTTACAGAGAGGAGAGGTCTGGAGGAAAAGCTTTTCAGCAGACGATCTTCCATTCTTCGTTCCATCAAAACAGAACCCCCAGATTTGCACTTTgtcaaaaaagaggaaaactacTTAAACGATGACTGGTGTCCGAAAAGCACTCCTTTAAACACGAAGAGGACTCCCCATACCATAAAATGTGAACCCTCTCCAAGTGTGCTGTTACCAAGCGTACAGTATTTGGCAGAAAGAAGAAATCTTAGTTTTGATCAAGCCGTTGCTATAGAGGCCTTAACTCAGCTGGCAGCTATTCCTCAAAGCGCCCAAGGTGCCATCAAACCAGAAAATAATCATGAACATCACATGTCTACTGCTTCCACGTGTTCAAATTCCAAAACAAATACCGCCCTGCAGGAAGCTAAACCAATGTCAGCTATTTGCTACAACAAAGTCTCGGTTATCAGCTCACCCCTTCACCAGATGTCGGTCATACGCCCTCCTGTGGCCAGGCAAGGAAATGTTATCCAGTGCTCCCGGGGGTTGAACCCCGACACAAAGGTTCTGGTGCCGGACCGTTTAGAGAAAATCTCCAGAGATAGAACAGCTTTCAGATTGGGAGAAAGAGGGAACGCTTCCCATTCCATCAGGTTAGACTCCAGTCAGATGAAGTTCAGTTCGGCTCACGATCAGTTAAGTCAGGTGGACGGTGCCAGGAGTCAAAGCAAAGTTGTGAGGAACAGTGATGAGGAGGAAGTGGCGGCTCAACTAGCTGATCTCGCTTTCATCATCCAGTCACGCCACAATCAACAATCAGAGAATAACCCTCCAAAGGGAACGCCAGTGTCTGCTATTAAATACAACAACAACCATAAGCTCCAGCTCCAGTCTCTCAGTCAGAAAAACCCTCtcgcaagaaaacaaaaatccacgCCCTCCAAGCCCAGAAAGAGGAAAAGTGATGGATTACAGGAACCACACAACCGAAGGACTCCCCTCTCAAAGCGCATGCCAAATGGAGAGATACCCCACAGGGGGAAAGGTCACAAGAGCCTCCAGCAAGGGAAATCAGGCCCTCACCTCAAGAATAACTTGTTTCTGCCTCAGGCTCAAATTGATCTGAAGAAATACTTAGCGGCAGCTCAGGAGGAAAGGAGTAATGTTCATGGTGCAAGTCTCTTTGGGCAGCAAACTCTGAACTTAAGCACTCTAACAAAGAGCAATCACGACAGTGGTCAAGAAAACCATCCATGGTCCTTCTCTAATGGTCCActtcacaaacacaacacatgcAATGGTTATGCTGCAGGACCAGACGATGTCTCATCTCAGGTAGGAAAGCCCTGTGGTGGGCTGCAAAACACCAGCATAGAAAAAACGGCTTTTCCAAGCCACTCAACGGGACACCATAGCTGGGCTAATGGATTCTCACGGACTCCTCAGTCTCCTCCTCCAAGCCAACAAAGCTATTACAAGCTGGAGAGGTCAGGACCTGTAGCTGTCCTGTCCACGGCAACTGATGGGGTTCAGGACCACTCTGCAGAGTCCACTCCAACCAAGAACAACATCAACAACTTTCTAGAGTCTCCAATGAGTTATCTGGATACCCCTACCAAGAACCTGATCAACACTCCTTCCAAAAAACTCGCTGATCTTCCATCCTGTCAGTGTGTGG ACCAAATCATTGAAAAGGAGGAGGGCCCTTATTACACTCATCTTGGGGCAGGACCCAGTGTTGCTGCAGTGAGAGAAATGATGGAGAACAG GTATGGTGCCAAAGGAAATGCAATAAGGGTTGAAGTGGTTGTTTACACGGGGAAAGAAGGCAGGAGCTCCCAGGGTTGTCCGATAGCTAAATGG GTGATCAGGCGTGGCAGTGAAGAGGAGAAGCTGCTGTGTTTGGTCCGCCAGAGGCCGGGCCACTCCTGTGACAGCGCTGTGTTGGTCATCCTCATTTTGGCCTGGGAGGGAATCCCTCGGCCAGTGGCGGACCACCTTTACCGGGAGCTTACAGACACCCTCTTTAAATACGGCTCCCCGACCAGCCGTCGCTGTGCCCTCAATGAAGA tcgCACGTGTGCCTGTCAAGGGTTGGACCCGGACACTTGCGGAGCCTCCTTTTCCTTCGGCTGCTCCTGGAGTATGTATTTCAATGGCTGTAAATTTGCTCGCAGCAAAGTGCCCCGCAAGTTTCGCCTTCATGGAGACTTTCCAGAGCAG GAAGAAAAGATAGAGAACAATCTGCAGAATCTCGCCTCAGACCTTGCACCACTCTACAAAAAACTGGCGCCACAGGCTTTCCAGAACCAG GTAGAGCATGAGGTGGCAGGGAGTGACTGCCGGCTGGGCAGAGAGGAGGGTCGTCCTTTTTCTGGAGTCACAGCGTGTGTGGATTTTTGTGCTCATGCTCACAAGGACACTAGCAACATGAACAATGGCAGCACTGTG GTTTGCACTCTAACAAAGGAAGATAATCGCGCTGTGCGGAATATTCCAGAGGATGAGCAGCTCCATGTGCTGCCGCTTTATAAGGTCTCTGATACGGATGAGTTTGGAATGGTTGAGGGCCAGTGGGCCAAAATCCAAAGTGGTGCTCTGCAGATTCTGTCTGCTTTTCCTCGCGAG GTGCGTCTGCTGGCTGAGCCTGTGAAATCAGCTCGGAAGATCAGACAAGAGGCTCGTCTGAAGGCTCAAGCGGAGAAGATGGAGAAGAAGCTCGGGCTGAGCTCTCCCAGTCCAGCCAAAGTGAAAACTGAGATCGCCAGCAAAG ACTACTACAGTGCTTACAGACCACCACCCAGACCTTCTACTGCTGAAAAGTCAACCCCAGAGAGAAGTCAAACCAGCGCTTACAGCCAAGGCACCAGCAGCTGCTCCACCTCAGGGGTTCCTCCACAAAGGGGAGTCATCTCATCCAACCACCACGGCCTGCCTGACCTCCAGTTTGGGCAGAATGGTTCAGTTCTCAACTGTAGAATAGCGGGTGACCCAATCGACGGTCATTGTCCTGCACCTGGTGAGCTGGGTACACCAGTAGAGCATATGATTCCCACCCAGAACGACTATCTTTTTAAAACTGAGCCCAACAAGGTGCACTGCTCTCCTCTCGACAGACTCCCCCCCAGTGGTCCCCCTCCTTCCTCCTTCTCCCCCAGACCTACCTCTGAGGGTCTCTTCAGCCGACTCAATGGACTTCATGGGGCAGTAGGGGAAGTCCGAGGTCATGGTTTCCCTCCAGGTTTACCTCCCCCACAACCAACTCCCCCAACTGAAGCAGAGCTTTTGAAGCAAGAGGAAGTGTGGTCAGACAGTGAGCACAATTTCTTGGACAGTGATATAGGCGGGGTCGCTGTGGCACCATCACACGGCTCCATCCTGATTGAATGTGCACGGCGAGAACTCCACGCCACCACTCCCATCCTCAGGCCGAACCGCAGCCACCCCACCCGGATCTCCCTGGTCTTTTACCAGCACAAGTCCCTCAATGAGCCAGGCCACGGGATGGCTATGTGGGACGCAAAAATGGCCAAACGAGAGCGGGATCGGGAGGAAGAAGCTGAAAGATCAAGAATAGAGGCCGGCCTGGGCAAAGACGGGAAGGACGGCAAGGAAAGGAGAGAAGAGGACGCAGGTGAGGCGACGAGGAGGATCATGAATGTCCCGACCCGTCAGGCTTGGACTCTTCCAAGGGATGGCGTCATCACTGTGTCTCCTTATGCTCTCACTCAAGTGACGGGCCCTTACAACCGCTGGACCTAA